A region from the Thermococcus sp. Bubb.Bath genome encodes:
- a CDS encoding DUF460 domain-containing protein — protein sequence MVGWFNGRLERKGEFTLYRLIRFIQAKRPDIVAIDSVTELGDDLRKFLRSLPPGTKLVQVTGKPGEQRTLQSLAKEHDIRTGDRFDPYEEAKLAALLASKGVGYEVLAFEDEVIVKVTRGRSHGKGGWSQDRYRKRVHNLVRDKVREIEERLRRADLPFDLETEEKDYGLARGEFRVYASREELAGLIRSMRGGDVEVRIQPVERSELGFAPLKKEEAIKERKSLIVGIDPGITVGIAVIDLDGRIIALHSERNMPVGEVFRFISDIGHPVVVATDVSPAPGFVEKIARSFKASLFVPRESLRIDEKNEFLRDLGITVDDDHQRDALAAAYKAYLRLKPKLEHIDSRLREAGLSRKSEEVKALVIQGYNLGEAMQRVTLRERRTEEEEEQEMERSFDAGPYLKRIRELERRIEFLERENEELRGIIKEQRKTIGKLERKIADYDDEVRRKVLRERELEAKVRRIEVLEKQLREAKAVIERLGRDLVQVKRMNVVEIRGSAVPLKVLRVLSWRELERIEREVGLRRGDVLFVANPAGAGKAIAEELVEKGVRAIITEKPLPEAVARVFREAHVPFFTSEKLDVKRVDEFAVVERETLERAIEELLDKWEKEDREREAEKFVRLLEEYRIERVKELERKAREEIEEEKRRKGSDL from the coding sequence GTGGTGGGCTGGTTCAACGGGAGACTGGAGAGGAAGGGTGAGTTCACGCTATACCGTCTAATACGCTTCATCCAGGCGAAGAGGCCGGATATAGTGGCCATCGACAGCGTTACAGAGCTCGGCGATGACCTTAGGAAGTTCTTGCGCTCCCTTCCGCCGGGAACAAAGCTTGTTCAGGTCACCGGAAAGCCCGGAGAGCAGAGGACCCTGCAGAGCCTTGCCAAAGAGCACGACATAAGGACGGGCGACCGCTTTGACCCCTACGAGGAGGCCAAGCTGGCAGCCCTTTTGGCAAGTAAGGGGGTCGGCTACGAGGTTCTTGCCTTCGAGGATGAAGTGATAGTCAAGGTAACCCGTGGCAGGAGCCACGGAAAGGGTGGCTGGAGCCAGGACAGATACAGAAAGAGGGTTCACAACCTTGTCCGCGACAAGGTGAGGGAGATAGAGGAGAGGCTTAGGAGGGCTGACCTTCCCTTTGACCTTGAGACTGAGGAGAAGGACTACGGGCTGGCTAGGGGAGAGTTTAGGGTCTACGCCAGTAGGGAGGAGCTCGCCGGCTTAATACGGTCGATGAGGGGAGGAGACGTCGAGGTTAGGATTCAGCCGGTTGAAAGGTCTGAACTCGGTTTCGCCCCGCTGAAGAAGGAGGAGGCAATAAAGGAAAGGAAGAGCCTCATCGTGGGCATAGACCCTGGAATAACCGTCGGAATAGCGGTGATCGACCTCGACGGCAGGATCATAGCTCTTCACAGCGAGAGGAACATGCCCGTCGGAGAGGTGTTCCGCTTCATCAGCGATATTGGACATCCGGTTGTAGTTGCAACAGATGTCTCTCCAGCCCCTGGCTTCGTGGAGAAGATAGCCCGCTCCTTTAAAGCTTCCCTCTTCGTTCCCCGGGAGAGCCTCCGGATAGATGAAAAGAACGAGTTCCTCCGCGACCTGGGGATAACCGTTGACGACGACCACCAGAGGGACGCTCTGGCCGCCGCGTACAAGGCCTACCTCCGGCTGAAACCGAAGCTCGAGCACATAGACTCCCGTCTGCGGGAGGCGGGTTTAAGCAGAAAGTCCGAGGAGGTAAAGGCCCTCGTCATCCAAGGATACAACCTCGGGGAGGCCATGCAGAGGGTCACCCTGCGTGAGAGGAGAACGGAGGAAGAAGAGGAGCAAGAAATGGAGAGGAGCTTCGACGCTGGCCCGTACCTCAAGAGGATACGCGAGCTTGAGAGGAGGATAGAGTTCCTTGAGAGGGAGAACGAGGAGCTCAGGGGGATCATAAAGGAGCAGCGGAAGACCATAGGAAAGCTTGAGCGGAAGATAGCGGACTACGATGACGAGGTCAGAAGGAAGGTTCTCCGCGAGCGCGAGCTGGAGGCCAAGGTGAGGAGGATAGAAGTCCTTGAGAAACAGCTGAGGGAGGCCAAAGCGGTTATTGAACGGCTGGGCAGGGACTTGGTTCAGGTCAAGCGCATGAACGTGGTCGAGATACGCGGCTCTGCCGTTCCCCTCAAAGTCCTCAGGGTTCTCAGCTGGCGCGAGCTGGAGAGGATAGAGCGCGAAGTTGGCCTGAGACGGGGCGATGTACTCTTCGTGGCCAACCCCGCCGGTGCGGGAAAGGCGATAGCGGAAGAGCTCGTTGAGAAGGGGGTAAGGGCGATAATAACGGAGAAGCCGCTGCCTGAGGCGGTCGCCAGAGTCTTCCGCGAGGCTCACGTTCCCTTCTTCACGAGTGAGAAGCTCGATGTCAAGAGGGTAGACGAGTTCGCGGTTGTGGAGAGGGAAACCCTGGAGAGGGCCATTGAGGAACTGCTGGATAAGTGGGAGAAGGAAGACCGCGAGAGGGAGGCCGAGAAGTTCGTCAGGCTTCTCGAGGAGTACAGGATTGAGAGGGTTAAGGAGCTGGAGAGAAAGGCCAGGGAAGAGATTGAGGAAGAGAAGCGAAGAAAGGGGTCGGACCTTTAG
- a CDS encoding transcriptional regulator, producing the protein MKALKELSGNHILGNPLRLGIMLYLLPRERALFRDLQKVLDVTPGNLDSHLKVLEREGYVKVYKVIADRPRTAVKITEKGARETGDHLQKLRSLLADAVGEQRG; encoded by the coding sequence ATGAAAGCACTAAAGGAGCTGAGCGGCAACCACATACTCGGAAACCCACTCCGGCTCGGCATCATGCTCTACCTCCTGCCAAGGGAGAGGGCCCTATTCAGAGACCTCCAGAAGGTTCTCGATGTGACGCCGGGAAACCTCGACTCCCATCTCAAGGTCCTTGAAAGAGAAGGCTACGTGAAGGTTTACAAGGTCATAGCGGACAGGCCAAGGACGGCCGTGAAGATAACGGAGAAAGGGGCAAGGGAGACGGGGGACCACCTTCAAAAACTAAGGAGCCTTCTCGCGGATGCCGTTGGAGAGCAGCGAGGCTAA
- a CDS encoding TIGR04140 family protein, translating to MKRIIETPVSLEELEEIRRQSRAEVSLELLEVVMQNKIPLNRIVMEGEGGEIKKFMEFLMRTRAGG from the coding sequence TTGAAGAGGATCATTGAAACCCCTGTTTCACTCGAAGAGCTCGAAGAAATCCGCCGGCAGAGCAGGGCAGAAGTGAGCCTAGAGCTTCTTGAAGTTGTTATGCAGAACAAGATTCCACTCAATAGGATAGTCATGGAAGGCGAAGGAGGGGAGATAAAGAAGTTCATGGAGTTTCTAATGAGGACGAGGGCAGGGGGCTAA